The Plasmodium knowlesi strain H genome assembly, chromosome: 14 region GTGCAACAACGAGGAAGTTTTCCTACAGTTATTATGCAACTTTAAAAGTTTATGGTTGCTCCTTGAATacgttttttctccctttcatCCCGGTGCTTCTCCTGACGAGATCAAAAATTAGGGACGGAGAATTCCGACTTTTTCTCGTTGGCCTCGCACCAAGCTTTCGCGATGGTCCTCTTCATGTCACTGTCTCCCTCCTGGTACAGTTGCTTCATCATGTTCATGAGCATAGTGGAAGGTTCGGCCTGCTCGTCCATCTTGGGAGCACGTATTTTAGACATGGGGGATTCCTTGAAGTGTAAATTGCTCCAATATTTCTGGTCCTGTTTTATTAAGTACACATGGAGAGcatcttttttaattttaaaggaGCATTTACCTGGCACGATTTTttcatgtaatttttttacacaaaaacgataattttttttgttcacttgGTGCATTTTAATTTCAAAACTTCTTTCGTCAAAGTCTGCACAGATTTTGTCCTTGTCAATATTATGTATATCTTTAACGGTTAAAAAAACCGTaactttatttccttcctgaTTCCATGCGAAGGACTGAACAGAACTGTACGAAAGGTTACTATCATTTAGGGGTGTATTGTTTTCCGTTATTTTGTTTGGGGTTTGACTTTCTTCCAACTTCAACTTTGCTATTTCTATTGTTGTGTTTTCTATGcatcgttttattttttccttcacattttctCTCACTGCTAGGGTTAGCAATTTGTTCAGCTCGGCGATATCTTCGTTCAATACTGCTACTTGTGGACTCTCCATGAGGCTCTTTTCTATAGTACGTAAAACTGGGAAAGGGGGGGCAGTGGTGCTACAGGTGAAGGATGCGGTTAAGTGATGTGGTGACTAGCTCAACCCACATACGAAGgggcgtattttttttttttttttttttttttttcgttgtgTCAGGAGAAGTACGTAACGCCGGCAGGGCGTAGATTTATGCAGTTCGTTCAGATGGAGTAAATTTATGTACGTACACttggaagaattaaaaattacgtaggtaaactttttttttcccttatatattttacaatGCCCAAAATGGTTGCTTCACCATCGAATGacgtatttttcctttttcctttgtcaGTTGTTTGTTGACACttggattaaaaaaaagagttggCTTGTATATATTTTGGAGGGACGTAAATTCAGCAAAGGAATAAAGGCAACATGgatttttacaaaaggagaaaaaaaaaaaaagaaaaaaaaaatggagcggGGCTTCCAACATAAAAAAGTGCTTGTAAATTATATTTGTGCTTGGGCATATGcgcataaatataaatgtttGCTGAGTGCATGTAGGAATGTGCCCCCGTCGTTCGGCTCCACATTCATtcgtgtttttcctttcatattGTTTCTCACTTGCACTGATatgcattatatatatatatatatatatatatatatatatatatatatatatatatatatatatatatgtgctacATGTATGTGTTTAACATACGAATATGTGTATGGTTTTATATGATTtccattcttttatttatttatttatttattcatttttattttattttattttttgcctacCTCCAGAGTAAGCCTAACCCTCAATGCgcctttaaaaatattcgcCGTGAAACATCGCCtacaatgaaaataaatgctTCTTTCTTCAGCACACTCCCCCTTGGCGGATTTTCTGCAATGAATATGTTACAGGTGAAAGGATGAAGAGGGCTAGGTGTAAAGAGTAATTTTACTTAAGGGGATAATGAGAGCTAcatattttcccccctcctaattttattcttcatttttatcctatccccaattaaaaattatttaaccccccccccccctgcgtggcgccattttatttatacgCATGTCCCCGTATATGACACATCTATGAATACGAAGgtgtgtgtacacataaGGTGAGTTAGCCCTTTTGAATGggatcaaataaaaaagatcGAAAAGGTAGCTTTTGTAACGGTCTACaccattttaacattttaaatgGAAGTCTTTTCGGTCGGATCACTTTTCTATTTTGcaacgaagaggaaaaaactgccgaagaatttttcttttcccctttttaagtaCCCACATGGTGGGTACGTGCCTTAGTATATTCCGTCATGTAGATGTACTTATCTCACAGGGGTGACTCGGTGGGAGACCCCTtcttattatatattaccATAATTCACCGTCATACAGAGGGGAACGTAGAAATGTGATTGCATCCCCTTTGTAGAGGGCCCCAACAATTATACTGCACGGAGGGTcatgtttccttttctaaaAAAATGGGGCTCACTTTTCCTACATGGTTCATGTTCATGGGGTGTGTGTTCcaaaaggggcaaaaaaaaaaaaaaagagaaagagggATGCCGCGTATGGAATACTAGGTGATGGCTACGGAAATTATTTACCGACCTACTGGAGGGACAATTCTCcatttgaaagaaaaaattcaaaccaTTGGcgggaaaaattaattgaaattttttaGGCCATTGCTTGGTAGGCCTTTCTAATAGGACACTGTTAGGCGACCCCCGAAGCAACTAATGCGCAATGGCaactgcgaaaaaaaaaaaaaaaaaaaaaaaaaaaaatctatcaTAGAGGAATCACTACGTAATAATATGAACAGACACAAAATGTACGAAAAATTTGCCTATCTAGCAGGTATATAACCCTCTGTATAAAACCAATCAACGATGTACAATCATTAAGGATGCGTGTTCTATATCTGCATGTATGCTCACATCTGGATGGGATAAACTGTGCTAATGCCTCTAACCCGTTGAAATTTATCACTTTTCTGAAGCAGTGCTTTTCCCTTTAACTCTTTTTGTTaagctttttttcttgtcaaGTTGTAGTGATTTCTGTTTAGACAAGGagggtaattttttaaactcgACAGAGGTAGACAATCCCTTGTGGGGGGTTAAAGATTTAGTTTGGACCATCATAGTTGagggttcatttttctttctttctgtAAAGTTCTTTTCCGTGTTACTTGTGatggatgttttttttttcaaattatacGATTTTGATagggacaattttttaattaactttGGTCCTATGTTTTCGCTGGTAGATGTGGAGGTACTCGtttgttttatttcccctaGTGGTGCATGTTGCATTTTATTTGCTTTCCCGCAAGTGGGTTGTTCTGTCTGTGTGTTGTTGGATTTGGATTCCCTCTTTTTCAGGGAAAACACGTTAATAGTTCTAGATGTAAACGAGTGTTTCTTATGCAGCTTTGGCCCATTTCCAGATTGATCATTCGTCCTACTCATCCTGCTAATAGAATCATTCTCCACAATGGGAAGTAACTCCTTCGCCGCACTGATCTGTGCATGGCTagaatagtttttttttccaacaaaGACTGAATGATTTGTgctaattttccttttggggGTTATGTCAGGAGGTGCATTTTTTGTagaaatttccttcttcgttgTTATGTCCCCTCGGATAAAATCTACCAGATGTTTAAGCTTACCCATTTcgacacttaaaaaaatgtaaatatttttttttttcaaaattttgattAAATGTGGTTTGAATAATGAGTAAACAAATTTTTCTCTCGTGGTGCACCGATCACTATGGCAGAGATAGAAACAAGTATACGTGTCAGATGTTTTGTAAAGGACATAAAGAATATGTAGGTCCTTTGTTAGATGAAGAAATGTTTCGATCGTTTCTATTTTCTCAAAACGGCTAGTCAGTTTGTATTTGTTAACATCTATGGTGAGCAAAACGATACAAGTGTTATTTTCCTTGGCGAGCAAATCGAGATGCTTAGACAGATCATCACCTTCCTCATTTAAGCCTTCACAACATTGCTTCATTTGCTCATTTAGAAAATAGTAATTGTGCAGAAAATTCGTAACACTTAAATGGGGAAATACATTCCCTTTACATATTTGCGTCGTGCTAACTGGGGTTAAACAGTTGTTCAGACTGGCCTTTATGCATTTTTCCAGCTCCTCCAAATTGTGTACTTCCTCCATTGCCACTTCCCTCTCATCCTCCACATAATGAAGGAggttattttttaaagtgcAATAAATTAACCTATTCATCTGTGTCACCTGGCTGTACTTTTTATCGCAGTCAACGTTTTCAGTAGATTCTTTTTGCTTTCTCAATTCGGTTGCTACTGATTTATCGGGGAACCATAGGATAAGGATCCATTTATATTTAGCTGTAAATATTGCAGCGTTGTAGAGTATGAAAACAAGGTCGTCATTTAATAGGCCTTTTATACTTTCCAAATCGTCGGTCggattttccttctgttctgTGTACCCTTCCAATGTGAATTGAACTGATGACGGGGGGTGGGGGTGTGGgagggagaggaaggaagttgACATAACATGATTGTTCGCGTGGAGAGGAGAGCATTTTAAGACGAGCTCATTTGCGAAGAACTGATCAAACACACATGGCCATTGCTAGATGGAGTAGATACCCATTTTGCACCTCCCCATGCCGAGATGGGCTCGTATTATTCTCCCTGACAACTGTTATGCATGTGCAAGAGCAACTGAGATCCTCACTCATTCTCAGCACCACCATTCTGTCATTTCGCTCATAATCTGTttcattacattttttgtttagCGAAATGAGGATACATCGCTTGTTGCTCTTTTGCTTATTGCATAGGGCTATTTCCTGTCTGAGGGAGGGGCTTAAACttgccttcattttttcttttgaaaagGGGTTTTAAGACaattgcgtttttttttttttttctgacttGGTTACTTTGCATGTACTTCACGGCAAAAATGATGAGAATTTTTAGTATAACATTTGaaggaatttttcttttggaaaGCACGAAATTGTTTTATCTGAGAAAATAACCAAGGATGTTACTCCTATGCGAGCAGTATTCGGGGAGAAATGAACTTTCCCCGTTCTACATgtccaattttatttttacttttttgcGCAGTGTGTGCAACAGGTATAATCCGGACGGGGAGAAGGAAACAGCCAAAGcattgccaaaaaaaaaaaaaaaaaaaaaaaaaaaaaaaaaaaaaaaagaccataAATATTTGGCTATATTAGCACCAATTTAAATTTAACCTACCAAGGATATATGACACTTGTATCCAGACATGGTGAACAGAATTAATTTTTGCGGGGTGATGCCTCAGGggagaaattttcaaaagagTGGGTGTAACTGCATGAAGTAGCGAATTAAATGTATACATTTAGATATAGGACATGTGCTCACGTTGGAGAAATGATAATTTGCCTTACAAGTTGGAATGGAAAATGTGGCGGtactgcattttttccttgcagCTTTTCGAACAAGTGTTCGTCCTACTGTTGTCGTTAATTCGTTATTGCGAGGAATTTTATGATTATCCATTTGGCGATGCGTGAGTAAATGAGGGCATCGTAGGTTGAACTGCACTGAGAAGTGGCCTGCTTTACTTTGTCACTGCCCTCCCCTGCCCttactttattttcccccttcaacCGAACCAGTGTCCCCACACTGACTCCTCAAAATAACGTCGCCATGAGTGaagttgtacatttttaattcgAATTCCTATGATatccattttaaaatttagaaaaaaaaaaaaaaaaaaaaaaaaaggcaaaccCGCGTACTTGAAAACGGAGCTTTTAACATTAAGGCACAgtggaaaagtaaaaaagggaagggagaaatatattctgaaaaaggggtaaagaaaaattcgAGCGCATATTAAGTCGTAAAACCTTTTGCCAGTCTGCTTAGCTGATATGGAAGTAGGGAACAGTATTCCATAATCTGTCGTTCATATGACACTCACCGCGTGAGGCGTATGTTTTCAATTTGTTATAGTTATATACCAACCGCCAAAACTAGCGTggaagtgttttttttttttttctttccttcccctgggggtgaaaaaaaaaaaaaaaaaaaaacatgaatcTGCGTGTCCTCCGGGACAGTATACTGAATTCACCGATGCGTTTCCGTGTGAGGAGAGAAAGCCTTCCATAGTAATGAAAATAAGAGAGAAGGCTGTTGATCCCAATTGGGGGACGAAAACTTGaaggaaaagttaaaagATAAAGCAGTGTACTTACGAAACTCTACGTGAAGCAGGCTAAAAATGGCTAAGGATGATTtcag contains the following coding sequences:
- a CDS encoding calcyclin binding protein, putative, translated to MESPQVAVLNEDIAELNKLLTLAVRENVKEKIKRCIENTTIEIAKLKLEESQTPNKITENNTPLNDSNLSYSSVQSFAWNQEGNKVTVFLTVKDIHNIDKDKICADFDERSFEIKMHQVNKKNYRFCVKKLHEKIVPGKCSFKIKKDALHVYLIKQDQKYWSNLHFKESPMSKIRAPKMDEQAEPSTMLMNMMKQLYQEGDSDMKRTIAKAWCEANEKKSEFSVPNF